The DNA region GGCGCAAATACAGCCACTGTTGATGCACAAGAGAAGCAGAAAGCAAGCGATAATATATTTATCGGTGGCGGTGTGGGGGCAATGACGGTCTTCAATGACGGTCTTAACTCACCTACTCTCAACATCAACGTTCAGGTTGGTAAATATCTGACTCCGACTTGGGGTATCCGTGGTGTGGCAAGTGCTGCATGGCAAAGTCTGGAGAAACAAAATACCGGCTATAGTAACTATTGCAAAAAGTTTGGAGAAATCAATCTGGATGCAATGCTGAACCTGAACAGCCTCTTTGGTAACAAGAACGTAAATCGTGCAGTGGATGTATACTTGTTTGGTGGTCCTACCATGAACATCGCTACGGCAGTAGATGGTGTAGTTGTTTATAATGGTGGTGGAGATATTGATTTAACTCCTGGAACTACAACAGATATTACGTTAACTCCCGAATCATATTTCAATTCACATGGCGTTAAAGCTCGCTTTGGCGCAACTGTCGGATTGGGATTGGGATATAACGTATCTAATAAGCTGGCAATCACATTAGAAGGTCGTTTCGGTGTAACTCCCTCCATCTTCGGTAATGGAAGCGATTGTCGTAAAGCAGAATCCACCGGTCGTTTAAATATCGGTGCTATCTACACATTTGGTGGTAAGAAATTTGTTTCTAATGCAGCTGTTGATCAAGATGCTATCAACCGAGAAGTAAATAAATACAGAAGCGAACTGGCACAGGCTCAGGCTGACTTGGCTAACGCTAAGAACGCTTTGGCTAACGCTAAGCCTGTAACTAAGGAAGTAGTGAAAGAAATTGAAGTTGCCGGTCCTCGTGCCATCTTCTTCAAGATTGGTAGCGCTCGTATCGATGATTACGGTATGGTTAACATCCAGTTGGCTGCTAAGATTCTGAAGGCTAACCCGGATAAGAAGTATAAAGTCGCCGGTTATGCTGACAAGGCTACGGGTAGCGCTTCCTGGAACCAGAAGTTGTCTGAAAAACGTGCTCAGGCTGTTTACGATGCATTGATCAAAGAAGGTGTAAGCAAAGATCAGCTTGAACTCGTTGGATTCGGTGGTACTGCAAACATGTTCGGTAAGAACTATTTGAACCGTGTAGTAATTTTGGAATAATCCACTCAGGAAACTGAGAAATCTCTAAAGATGAAGGCGTCTGAGAATTCCGGACGCCTTCTTTTTTAAAATACAAATCCACACACATGTGTTAATCATAATACCCGAAACTGTTTTTCAATTATGAAATTCAAACTGTTGCTTATCGTTTGGTTTGCTTTTTTTCCTTTCATGCTTTCTGCGCAATTGACATACGGCACAACCGGATTGTTACATGCCCCTTCTGCGGAAATGCAACGTGACAAGACTTTCATGATTGGCGGAAACTTCATGAATAAAGAGTTGACACCTCCCACTTGGTACTATCACACCTATAATTATTATTTAAATATAACCTTTTTTCCCTGGCTGGAAGTAGCATATACATGTACGCTTTTCAAAGCTGAAGCACTGGGATTAAAGCCGTATGGTTATTCAGGATTTACCAATCAAGACAGATATTTTTCTGTCCGGCTACGGGCTTTGAAAGAAGGACAATTTTGGAAATACATGCCTGCTGTGGTTTTAGGTACCTCCGATCCTTTCACTTCTTCCGGTGGTGGTGTAATAAGTTCAACAGAAGGAAACGGATACTATAGCCGATTCTATATTGCCGCAACCAAGCATCTACCAATAGGAAAAGAAGAAATCGGAATACATCTTTCTTATTTATATAATAAGCGAAAGGAATATAAATTAAACGGAATAGCGGCCGGTATCACTTACTCCCCGTCTTTCCACCCACAATTGAGAGCCATTGCGGAATATGATTCTAAAGATTTTGCCTTAGGCATCACTTACCTGCTATTCAACCATGTGCACATGCAGATAGAAATGCAAAATATGAAATATTTCAGCGGTGGATTAACCTACAAAGTCTATCTGAAATAGAACATTAGTTGGAAAAAGTTCCCCCCTGTCACACAAGTTTGTGTAACAAGGGGATTTTTTTGAATTAAATAATATAAATCAATATACCAATTTCACATTATCAATCCAAAGCGAATTACCCGGAGAACCGATATAGGCTCCTCCATGACTGGAAGTAAATTGCAATAATAAATGAGTAGGTGCGTCTTCTTCCGTTCCCCACGCTACCTCCTTCACAGGAACACTTTCACCTTTACTATTTATAGCATAACGTTCCTCTACCTGAAGACGCATCATGTGTGGCTTATAAGCTGGATCACCAGTTATGTCACCGTACATGATTGAATAAGTGGCATTATCACGCCAATCGGGAGTAGTATTGTAATAGCGCACCACCATAGTTCCCACACGTTTGGCAAATATATTACCATCCTTATCTTCCCAACGTTTCTGCAAGAAAAGATTTACCTCCGGAAAGTCTTTACCGTCCACATCCGTAATACGGCTAAAGCCGGTAGCGCGGATACGCTTCTCTCTGTCAGACATCTTCACCTTATAATCAAACTGTACAGCAATGGGTTTCTTGGTAAAAGGAATACCGGAATTCAGCATTTTCTGCGGATTCTTAGTCCCTTTAATTGGCTCATGCACTTCCCCCAAAAACATTGATCCGGCAGCAAGCACTGTGATATCAACAATTCCCAAAACTTTCACACTCTCCATACGGGTATCCATACGGGCACAATAACCATCTCCACGCTTCTCCGGAAACACAGAAGTGTTGGTTTTAGTAATGCCGGCCACACGTGCCATCACATTGGAAGTTGCCCACGGCGAACCGCCCATATTCTTATAGGCCTTATTCTCACGAATAGTTTCAGTCGGTCCGATAGCATACACATTCTTCATGGCGCCACCGATAATGCTCGACTCTTTAATCTGTCGGTCTACCCACTGGTTCATATCGCCAAATGGAATCATCTCCACAGTATGTTGTTGCTGTGCAAGTGCCGTTCCGCAACATAAAAAAGCGGATAGCAAACCGTACATACAAATTTTCTTCTGCATCATCTCATTAGCTTTTTTTAATTAAAGTTCATATTTCCACTGCTCCAATGCAAAGTTCCAATTATCCTGAACCAATTGCACGGTGCGATCATCATATTTATATTTATTCTTCTTATATCCCTTCTTTCCACCTACATACTTTTCTATATCATTGCGCGCTTCAGCAAATCCGGGAATAGACAAGTCACGATAAATCTGCTCAGTCATCCCCATAGCATCCGCTTCGAAATCTTCGAACTTCACTTCCACCAGATTACCGGCAGGAATACAAGATTTATCAGCCTCGTATTTATGATACAGTTTGGCATAAATAGAAAGAATATTCTTTTCAATTTCGTCATTACTGATGTCCTGCAACTTCAATGGTTGGATTGTATTCGTGAAGAAACTTCGGGTACTCTCGAACACCGTATAAGGATTACGCATCAGATAGATAAATTTAGCATTGGGGAACATTTTGACCAGCTCTTTCACACGTCCCGTATGGGGCGGATTCTTACTCAAGAACTGTGTTCCGTTAGTATTCCACAATGATATCTTAATCAACTTGATAAATACTTCTTCAAAAAGCTTCAGTTCCTTTTCCGTTATATCATCGAACAGCAAATATTTATCTGCATATTCCTGCTGATACTTTGGGAGGAACCAAAAGTTATAATAGGTATAAGGCATCATATTGGCAAGTGCAAATTCTTCTTCCTGTGGCAGATCTACAGCAAGTTCCATGTTATCTGTAGGACGCTTATCAGGCATCAGCCAGCTCATGTTCTTCTTGAAGAAAGGCTGTCCCCACATCATCAGATGCGGAAATACAGTTTGGTAAGTAGTATTATAGCCAAAATGCTTGTCACATGAGAAGACATTATGCACAAAGGTCGTCCCGCTGCGCCAATGGCCAAGAATGAATACCGGATCATGCTCTAACGGCTGGGATGCCAACCGTTTCTCATAACGTGCGTTCTGCAAAGGAGCCAGTGTAGAAAGCAGACGACACACCGCCTTAGTCAAACGGTATTTGCCTTTGTATGCCGCATCAATTTCCCGTCCTTTCGTAATAGCATTAAATGTTTTCCAATCAGCTCCCACCAAAGTATTTATAGGGAGTTTATTAAATTCCAGTAAACCCATAATTATGGTACATTATTTGATTATTTTCACTTCAATACCTTGGCGCTTCAGATCTTTCACCGCTTTTTCTATAGCTTCATAGTGTTCGGGAGCTATTTCTAACTTCGGTAAGTTCAAAACCGGAAGATCTTCAGAAAAATGTATATCCTTATCCTCTACCCTATCGATAATCATACCGACAGCACTGGTATTATTGGTAATCGGATCAATCAGAATGAATGCACCTGTTGCCTTATTTTCTTGATAAGGATCAAAGAATAATTCTTTGGCAGTAGTAAGAACAACACGGGCTATCTGATTTAACTGCATAGGCAGATCATCAGGCGTCAATCGTCCATTATCAACGGACAACTGATCCATCGTATTAACATCAACTTTATATTTAATATTACTGATACGTGAACGGCTCAAATTAGTAGTCTGCTTGATGAAGAAGGATTTATTGAGATCCATCGGTTCTTCATCCATCCACACCAGCATGGCCTCAAAATTACGATCTACAACCGGCAAATTATCAGGATGTACCAACATTTCTCCTCTTGATACGTCAATCTCATCTTCCAGCGTTAAAGTCACGGATTGAGGCGGAAAAGCGTAATCCAGTTCATCGTCATACGTAACAATGCTCTTAACACGTGATTTTTTACCTGAAGGTAACGCTATCACTTCATCCCCTTTACGTACGATCCCTGATGCAACTTTACCGCAAAAACCACGGAAATCAAGATTAGGGCGCAATACGTACTGTACCGGAAAACGGAAGTCCGACAGGTTATGATCGTTATCAATATGGACAGTCTCCAAGAAATCGAGCAAAGAAATGCCATAGTACCATGGAGTGCGTTCAGACCTCTCCACTACATTATCGCCATCCAAAGCGGAGAGCGGAATACAAGTCACATCAGGAATACCCAATGGTGCAATAAACTGTTTATACTCTTTAACGATTTCATTAAAGCGCTCCTCAGAGAAGCCTACCAAGTCCATTTTATTAACAGCCAGCACCACATGCTTAATGCCCAACAAAGACACCAGAAAAGAATGACGACGCGTCTGTGTAATGACACCGGTACGGGCATCTACAAGAATGATAGCCAGATTAGCCGTTGAACCGCCGGTAATCATATTACGCGTATATTGCTCGTGTCCCGGAGTATCAGCAATGATGAATTTACGATTATTAGTAGAGAAATATCGATATGCCACATCAATCGTGATACCTTGTTCACGTTCTGCTTTCAGACCATCCAGCAGCAATGCGTAATCAATGTGATCACCGGCATTTCCCATACGCTTACTATCACGTTCCAATGCATCTAACTGGTCTTCATACAATTTCTTGCTATCAAACAACAAACGCCCGATCAGCGTAGATTTTCCATCATCCACCGAACCGGCAGTCAGAAAGCGGAGTAAGTCTTTCTGCTCGTCTTTATCCAGAAACTCCTTGATATTTAGTTTAGAGTTATTCTCCATCACTTTTTACTTTTTAATTGTCACCTTTATCTTCTTAAACCTAAGCATTAAAGTTCTAAAGGTCAGGTTTAAAATTCCAATCCTCAGGTTTTAATTCTTAATTCTTAAAAGTATCCCTCACGCTTTTTCTGCTCCATACTGGCATCCTGATCAAAGTCGATTACACGGGTGGTACGCTCACTCTTGGTGGTAGTCATCATCTCCTCTACAATTGTCTCAATCGTATCCGCATTGCTCTCTACCGCACCGGTCAACGGCCAACAGCCCAACGTACGGAAACGTACCATTTTCATCTTTATCTGATCACGATATTTTTCAGGCAGGCGGTCATCATCTGCCATAATCAAATTACCATCAATTTCTACGCACGGACGCTCCTTGGCATAATACAACGGAACAATAGGAATATTTTCCAAACGAATGTATTGCCAGATATCCAGCTCCGTCCAGTTACTCAACGGGAACACACGAATGCTTTCTCCCTTATGCACACGGGCATTGTAGATATCCCACAATTCCGGACGTTGGTTCTTCGGGTCCCATTGGTGGAACTTATCACGAAAAGAAAAAATACGTTCTTTCGCACGTGATTTCTCTTCGTCACGACGGGCACCCCCAAAAGCTGCGTCAAATTTATATTTATCCAAAGCACTCAGAAGAGCCTTAGTTTTCATCAAGTCTGTGTGTACTTTACTTCCATGAGTAAACGGTCCTACACCTGCATGAAAAGCTTCCATATTACTTTCTACGATCAGATTCCAGCCATGCTTTTTGGCATACTCATCGCGGAATTGAATCATTTCCTTAAATTTCCACTTCGAATCGATATGCATCAACGGGAAGGGTACTTTACCCGGATAAAAGGCTTTTTCGGCAAGGCGAACCATTACCGAAGAGTCTTTTCCAATACTATAAAGCATCACCGGATTTTCAAATTCCGCTGCCACTTCACGGATGATATGAATAGACTCTGCTTCGAGTTCTTTCAGATGGCTTAATTTATATTCTTCCATTTTTTATATAATCACTTTTTAATCTGTATTTTTGGTAAAATGAGGTCGAGCAGTTGGTTGACTGATTCTTCCAGACTGAGCTTTGAGGTATCTAACGTCAATGCCGGATGAAGGGGTGCTTCAAACGGAGCGGAAATCCCCGTAAAATTTTTAATCTCTCCCCGGCGTGCCTTTGCGTACAGCCCCTTTACATCCCTACGCTCACACTCAGTCAAAGGGGTACTTACATACACTTCATAGAAGTCCTCCTGCCCGATAATATTAGCCGCCATTTCACGGATATCATTGTTAGGACTGATAAAAGCGGCAATAGTTATAATGCCTGAATCAATAAAAAGTTTGGAGACTTCTGCAATACGGCGGATATTTTCTACGCGATCAGCTTCAGTAAAGCCCAAATTATTATTGATGCCGCTACGGATATTATCTCCGTCCAGAATGCGGCAGAGCAAACCTCGCTTATGCAATTCGCGCTCCAAAGCAATAGCTATCGTACTTTTACCGGAACCGCTCAATCCGGTAAACCATATCATCACACTATGCTGACCGAGAAGTTCTTCTTTATCCTCTCTCGACAACATCCTATCAAAAATCGGATATATATTATTGTCTGTCATAATCTAATTATTAAAAGGGCCAAATTAATGGAATAAGGAATATGGATATCAAAAAAGCTATAATATTCAGCGGCAATCCGATACGGACAAAATCAGTGAACTTATAGTTTCCAATACCTTGCACAATCAAATTTGTCTGATAACCGATAGGTGTAGAGAAACTGGCAGAGGCAGCCATACAGATCACTACAAAGAAAGGCATAGGGCTGACACCCATCTGTGAAGAAATGGAGAGCGCCAATGGGAAAGCTAATGCAGCAGCGGCATTATTGGTTATCAATTCGGTAAACAAGTTCGTAATGATAAATACAGCTGCCAGTAACACCTGAGGACCGTAATGTTCAGTCATACCGATGATATAACTTGCCACTACATCTGCCACACCGGAATTAACCATTGCTTTACTGATGGCAAAAGCACACGCAATTGTTATCAGGATATCCCATGAAATGTATTTAGTGTACTTACGGGCCGGAAAAATTTTAGTCCATGCCATAATGATAGTAGTCACAGAAACAAAGAAAAACATATCCAACTTGATATTCGGGAATGCCTCCTTCACAACCGGCAGCTCGCCTACCGTAGCTCCGGTAATCATCAATATCAGTAATAAAAGGGCAAACCAACGTTTCCCCTTTCCGGGAACCGGTTCGTTATCTTTGCCATTGGCCAACAAAACGAACACGGAAGACTCTCCCCAAGTTTGAACAAAAGAATCATCCGCCATCACCACTAATGTATCACCCTCACGCAAAACCTCATTATCCAGATTCTCAGTAATACTTTGTCCGCTCCGCTTTATTTCCTTAACAGCTGCTCCATAGTGACGCTGAAAATTAAACTCTCCCAACTTCTTGTTAATACCAGGAAAACGAGGACCAAGTACAGCCTCAACCCGATGCAAACCAACATCTTCTTCCGGTTCGTCATCTTGCTTCACAGCATCCGTACGAACATCCGGCAAGAGTTTAGAAGAAAATAGAAATAAATAAATAATTCCAGCTATAGCTATGAAAATACCCACTTTGCCTAATTCAAACATAGTAAATCCTTCATAACCTGCTTCTAATATCATGCCGTGTACTACCAAGTTAGTAGAAGTTCCGATAAGAGTACATATACCCCCCAGAATAGTCACATAAGAAAGAGGTATCAAAAACTTGGTAGCAGGTAATTTTACCGACTCTGCCCAACGCTTGATTATCGGAGCAAATATTACAACAACAGGGGTATTATTAAGAAAAGCAGAAATAAAGGAGATAGTGGGAAGCATACGAAATTGGGCTTTAAACACAGTCGTCTTGCCCTGAGGAAGCAACTTTTTGATAACCTGTCCTAATGCCCCGGACTGACGAATACCCTCACTGACCAAAAATAGCATAGCTACGGTAATCATTCCTTTATTACTAAAACCTTCCAGCATCTCTTTGGGTGTCAGGATGCCGGCACATAAGAACAAAACTACAACGGAAAATAGCACCATGCCGGGACGCATTTTATCCAATGCCAATGCCACCACCATGCCCAAAAGTGCCAATAGCACAAATATTATCTCAAATGTCATACATTATACTGTATCTTGTTACTATTTCATTTGCTTAGGTTCCACCACAAACCACGGATTCAGTAAATTCTCTTTATTGTAACAAAGCGGCTCTTCTTTTCCAGCCTGATAAACTTCCAATCCGGCAGCACGTGCAATAGCATGTCCTGCTGCCGTATCCCATTCCATGGTAGGTGCAAAACGAGGATATACATCCGCCTTTCCTTCGGCTACAAGGCAGATTTTAATGGAACTACCACTAGATATAAGTTCTACTTCCGAGTGTTGACGCTTCATTTCTTCGATATAAGCCTCCGTCTCCGGAGTTAGATGCGAACGGGAAGCCACGATTACAAATTCACCTCTTTCGGTAGCAGAAGGCAGACGGGTAGCGGATGCAATCAATTCATCCAGTGAAGCATTTCCGCAAGAAGTTACATTGGAGAGTTTGTATGCCCCAATGCTTTCTTCTGCAAAATAAAGCTCCTGTTTCACAGGAAGATAAATAACTCCCATTACGGGTACTGAATGATTAACCCATGCGATATTTACAGTAAACTCCCCATTTCGTTTAATAAACTCCTTGGTACCGTCCAGAGGATCTACAATCCACAAAGCATCCCATCCACAGCGTTCTGCATAGGGTAAATGTTTCCCTTCTTCACTCAGAATGGGAAAAGGAGTATCGCACAGAAAACCGGTAATCGTTTCATGTGC from Bacteroides sp. MSB163 includes:
- a CDS encoding OmpA family protein; translated protein: MKYRFLILSLLLAGANTATVDAQEKQKASDNIFIGGGVGAMTVFNDGLNSPTLNINVQVGKYLTPTWGIRGVASAAWQSLEKQNTGYSNYCKKFGEINLDAMLNLNSLFGNKNVNRAVDVYLFGGPTMNIATAVDGVVVYNGGGDIDLTPGTTTDITLTPESYFNSHGVKARFGATVGLGLGYNVSNKLAITLEGRFGVTPSIFGNGSDCRKAESTGRLNIGAIYTFGGKKFVSNAAVDQDAINREVNKYRSELAQAQADLANAKNALANAKPVTKEVVKEIEVAGPRAIFFKIGSARIDDYGMVNIQLAAKILKANPDKKYKVAGYADKATGSASWNQKLSEKRAQAVYDALIKEGVSKDQLELVGFGGTANMFGKNYLNRVVILE
- a CDS encoding YjbH domain-containing protein, with product MKFKLLLIVWFAFFPFMLSAQLTYGTTGLLHAPSAEMQRDKTFMIGGNFMNKELTPPTWYYHTYNYYLNITFFPWLEVAYTCTLFKAEALGLKPYGYSGFTNQDRYFSVRLRALKEGQFWKYMPAVVLGTSDPFTSSGGGVISSTEGNGYYSRFYIAATKHLPIGKEEIGIHLSYLYNKRKEYKLNGIAAGITYSPSFHPQLRAIAEYDSKDFALGITYLLFNHVHMQIEMQNMKYFSGGLTYKVYLK
- a CDS encoding PCMD domain-containing protein; amino-acid sequence: MMQKKICMYGLLSAFLCCGTALAQQQHTVEMIPFGDMNQWVDRQIKESSIIGGAMKNVYAIGPTETIRENKAYKNMGGSPWATSNVMARVAGITKTNTSVFPEKRGDGYCARMDTRMESVKVLGIVDITVLAAGSMFLGEVHEPIKGTKNPQKMLNSGIPFTKKPIAVQFDYKVKMSDREKRIRATGFSRITDVDGKDFPEVNLFLQKRWEDKDGNIFAKRVGTMVVRYYNTTPDWRDNATYSIMYGDITGDPAYKPHMMRLQVEERYAINSKGESVPVKEVAWGTEEDAPTHLLLQFTSSHGGAYIGSPGNSLWIDNVKLVY
- a CDS encoding sulfotransferase family protein produces the protein MGLLEFNKLPINTLVGADWKTFNAITKGREIDAAYKGKYRLTKAVCRLLSTLAPLQNARYEKRLASQPLEHDPVFILGHWRSGTTFVHNVFSCDKHFGYNTTYQTVFPHLMMWGQPFFKKNMSWLMPDKRPTDNMELAVDLPQEEEFALANMMPYTYYNFWFLPKYQQEYADKYLLFDDITEKELKLFEEVFIKLIKISLWNTNGTQFLSKNPPHTGRVKELVKMFPNAKFIYLMRNPYTVFESTRSFFTNTIQPLKLQDISNDEIEKNILSIYAKLYHKYEADKSCIPAGNLVEVKFEDFEADAMGMTEQIYRDLSIPGFAEARNDIEKYVGGKKGYKKNKYKYDDRTVQLVQDNWNFALEQWKYEL
- the cysN gene encoding sulfate adenylyltransferase subunit CysN; amino-acid sequence: MENNSKLNIKEFLDKDEQKDLLRFLTAGSVDDGKSTLIGRLLFDSKKLYEDQLDALERDSKRMGNAGDHIDYALLLDGLKAEREQGITIDVAYRYFSTNNRKFIIADTPGHEQYTRNMITGGSTANLAIILVDARTGVITQTRRHSFLVSLLGIKHVVLAVNKMDLVGFSEERFNEIVKEYKQFIAPLGIPDVTCIPLSALDGDNVVERSERTPWYYGISLLDFLETVHIDNDHNLSDFRFPVQYVLRPNLDFRGFCGKVASGIVRKGDEVIALPSGKKSRVKSIVTYDDELDYAFPPQSVTLTLEDEIDVSRGEMLVHPDNLPVVDRNFEAMLVWMDEEPMDLNKSFFIKQTTNLSRSRISNIKYKVDVNTMDQLSVDNGRLTPDDLPMQLNQIARVVLTTAKELFFDPYQENKATGAFILIDPITNNTSAVGMIIDRVEDKDIHFSEDLPVLNLPKLEIAPEHYEAIEKAVKDLKRQGIEVKIIK
- the cysD gene encoding sulfate adenylyltransferase subunit CysD, coding for MEEYKLSHLKELEAESIHIIREVAAEFENPVMLYSIGKDSSVMVRLAEKAFYPGKVPFPLMHIDSKWKFKEMIQFRDEYAKKHGWNLIVESNMEAFHAGVGPFTHGSKVHTDLMKTKALLSALDKYKFDAAFGGARRDEEKSRAKERIFSFRDKFHQWDPKNQRPELWDIYNARVHKGESIRVFPLSNWTELDIWQYIRLENIPIVPLYYAKERPCVEIDGNLIMADDDRLPEKYRDQIKMKMVRFRTLGCWPLTGAVESNADTIETIVEEMMTTTKSERTTRVIDFDQDASMEQKKREGYF
- the cysC gene encoding adenylyl-sulfate kinase, with product MTDNNIYPIFDRMLSREDKEELLGQHSVMIWFTGLSGSGKSTIAIALERELHKRGLLCRILDGDNIRSGINNNLGFTEADRVENIRRIAEVSKLFIDSGIITIAAFISPNNDIREMAANIIGQEDFYEVYVSTPLTECERRDVKGLYAKARRGEIKNFTGISAPFEAPLHPALTLDTSKLSLEESVNQLLDLILPKIQIKK
- a CDS encoding SLC13 family permease, coding for MTFEIIFVLLALLGMVVALALDKMRPGMVLFSVVVLFLCAGILTPKEMLEGFSNKGMITVAMLFLVSEGIRQSGALGQVIKKLLPQGKTTVFKAQFRMLPTISFISAFLNNTPVVVIFAPIIKRWAESVKLPATKFLIPLSYVTILGGICTLIGTSTNLVVHGMILEAGYEGFTMFELGKVGIFIAIAGIIYLFLFSSKLLPDVRTDAVKQDDEPEEDVGLHRVEAVLGPRFPGINKKLGEFNFQRHYGAAVKEIKRSGQSITENLDNEVLREGDTLVVMADDSFVQTWGESSVFVLLANGKDNEPVPGKGKRWFALLLLILMITGATVGELPVVKEAFPNIKLDMFFFVSVTTIIMAWTKIFPARKYTKYISWDILITIACAFAISKAMVNSGVADVVASYIIGMTEHYGPQVLLAAVFIITNLFTELITNNAAAALAFPLALSISSQMGVSPMPFFVVICMAASASFSTPIGYQTNLIVQGIGNYKFTDFVRIGLPLNIIAFLISIFLIPLIWPF
- the cysQ gene encoding 3'(2'),5'-bisphosphate nucleotidase CysQ, with the protein product MEQKYILSAIDAALQAGADILSIYNDPASDFEIEKKADNSPLTIADRKAHETITGFLCDTPFPILSEEGKHLPYAERCGWDALWIVDPLDGTKEFIKRNGEFTVNIAWVNHSVPVMGVIYLPVKQELYFAEESIGAYKLSNVTSCGNASLDELIASATRLPSATERGEFVIVASRSHLTPETEAYIEEMKRQHSEVELISSGSSIKICLVAEGKADVYPRFAPTMEWDTAAGHAIARAAGLEVYQAGKEEPLCYNKENLLNPWFVVEPKQMK